Genomic DNA from Thiosocius teredinicola:
AACGAGATCGTGCTCGACGGTTCCTGCAGGAAGTAACCCTGGATGTAGTTGATCCCGGTATTCCACAAGATGGCCAGGCTGTTGGCGTCTTCGACGCCGCTGGCGATGGTCTTGTAGCCATCTGCCTGTAGCTTCTGATTCACCGCGTTCATCTTGTCCTGCTGTCCGGATTGCGTCGCGAGGTCGCGCATGTATTCCGGTGCCAGCTTGACGACATCGATCGTAAACTGCTTGATCAGCGCCTGATTGGCCTCGTTGTCGACGTAGTTGTTGATCGCGATGTTGCAGTTGATCTTCTTCAGGCCGTCGATCAACTCACGCGCGGGTTGAATCGCGCTGCGCAGATCGGTCTCGCGGAACTGGAACACCAGCCAGGCGCCCTTGGCGCGGAATTCACGCAGGCAATCACAGATCCACAACAGCATCGAGTCGTCTTCGATGCCGGCGCGTGACAGGATCACGTAGAAAATCACCTTCTTGCCGTTGCGCCGGTGGCTGGCTAATTCGCGGATGGCGTTGCGGACCACCCAACGATCGATCTCGGCGAGCCGGTTGGCGTCGTGTGCCTGCGACAGGAAGGTTTCGGGTTCGAGTTCTTTGCCGTCTTCGCCAACCATGCGCAGGTAAACGGAGTAGTTCTCGCGCGTATCTCCCTGCAGACTGACGATCGGCTGGTACTTCAAGCGGAAGCCGTCGTTGGCCAGCGACTGGTCGATCTGCTTGACCATGGCCGCATCGGTCTCGGCCATGTGCGTGGTGTCGCCGGGGATCTGGTCGCTGTAGAAAACGACGCGATTCTCGCCTTCGGTGCGGGCGATACCGGTAGCGCGGCACGAGCGGTTGATCAGTTCATGCGCCGTGATATCCATGCCTTTCTCGGCACGCGTTACGCCGACCGAATAGATCGGGGTAACCGGGGAATCCTTGATGCTGTTGAACGCGTGGCTGCGCAGACTTTGCAGACAGCGTTCGGCGACCTGCAGCGCCGGTTCTTCCTCGCTGCTGACGATCATGAAGTCGTGGTCACCAAAGCGAGCGATCGTATAGGCCTGCGGTACGGTCGACGACAACACGCCGGCGACCTCGCCGAGCATCTCTTCGGCGCAATCGAAGCCGCAGTTTTCGCGCATGTCGGCGTAGTTGGTGATGGACAGTTGGATCAACGAATGGTCGGAATCGCTGTCTTCCGAGCCGGAGACCAGGCCTTCGAGGCGCTCCATGAACGCCTGACGGTTGAGGAAACCGGTCTGTGCGTCTTTGCTGGTCAGTTCTTCGATGCGTTTTTGCAGTTCGAGACTCTGGCTCTGGTCATAAACCACGACCTGCGTGCATTGCTCGTCGTCGATACTGGCCGGCGAGAATTCCATGCGGGCACTGAACGTCTCGCCGTCGCCTGTTACGCAGTGGAAGTCCTCACTGTGTTTGCCCGTCTCGGTGAGCTTGCGCAGGGCGTCCTTGAACTCGGTCCGCGACTCGGCGTCGATCATGTCCATGATCGGCAAACCATCGATCTCGTCGAACGAGTCGTAGCCGAACAGTTCCAGGTAGGCCTGGTTGACTTTCAGGTACATGCCTTCGTGGATGTAGGCAATGGCGTCGCGCGAGCTTTCGACCAGCAGGTTGTTGGTTTCTTCAGCCTCATTCAGCATGCGGCTGAGACGCTCGACGTCGCGTCGCAACGTCAGCGTTTGGTGTTCACGCTGAATGGCAAGCGCAAGGTGTTCGACGTCTTCGATGTTGACCAGGTCTTGCAGGCGATGCTCGATCGCCATCTTCTTGTGCGACAGCGGATCGGCGGCGACCAGCACGATGCTCGACGTTGGCAGCAAAGCGCGGATCTTGCCGATTGCCTGGATGCACGGCGGCGAGTCGGCATCGGCGTTGATAACGACGATCTCGCAAGGATCGGTTGCCATCTGCTGATCGAGCGAGTCGAGACTGTCAGCGATCTTTACGTGGGCTGCCTGTCCCTGGTTGCGCAGGGCATTGGCGTAACTGTCGGCGGTCGCCAGCGGGCAACCGACAACCAGCATCTCTACCGGGTTGTCGCCAAGCTCTGGATTCTGCATTGCCAATTCAGCGTATGCGGCCATAACTACGTGTTTCCTCGCGCTTCAAAGCTGGCGATAACGTGAATGCTGAATCCCTTGAGTTGCGAACACAACATTTAAAGATTACCCCACAGATCACTGAATTCATCACCGGGGCGTTCGTCTTCATCGTTGGTTGGTTTTTCTTCCGTTTCGACGAAGACGAAATGATAACGCGCAAACGCGCTATTGAATTCCACCAATTTGGTCAATCGGACGAGTTGGTCCTTGTTGTCGATGGTCAACCACAGATCGACGCCGGTCTGCAGGCTCATCGTGCCCATCACCAGGCTGGCGGTTGCATTGCTCGCCGGATCGGTGTCGTTGATCACCAGGCACTTGAATGACGGTGCGCGCTTGCGCTTCGAATCCGAGGCGGCTTCGCGCACATCGGCCGCGCCGCAACGCGTCGCGATCACCTCAAGACCAAGGTCTAGGCTATGGTCGTCGAGCTGTTTCATCCAGCGGATCACACCCAGACCGTATTTTCGCCGATCCGACGGTGACTCGATACCGATCAATTCACCGATTTTGACGCGTGGAATATGCAATCCATGCCAACGGATGCAATAACCGCCCGCGCTCTCGTTGATCGTGGTAACCGTGTGCGACGCCGTCTCGTTGGGCAGTGGCTCGCGTGGCTTTTCTTCAACCGCCGGTTGCGGTTGTGCCGGCGGATCCACCGGCGTCAGCAGGGTGCTGTCGATCAGGATCGAATCCGACGTCAACTCGCTGTCGAGCGGCGCCAGTGAAACCTGTTCCAGGCTGCCGGCGCTCCACTGCGGTTTGCGGCGGCGCGGATTCGGTTCGGTTTCCTGGAGTGTGAACAGCGGCGCACGCGTTGTACTGTAGGGACGCTCGTCCATTGCCAGCAGGTTGCCGTGCACGGCATGCAGGCCGGCGACCACGTGCAGATCGAAATTGAGCTTGGTGCGCACAAAGCGCCGATCCGGCGGCCGACTCCACGCCATGATCAGCAGGCGCAGCAGCGGACGGGTCACGACCGGTTTGCCGGATTGCACGCCGGCGTTGGTTTCCCACGGCGCCTGTTCGAAATCGCTGCGCAGCTTCTTCAACAGCTCGCGTACGTCGAGTATGGCGACGCGTCGCCCGACCACCGGGGTGCGCAGTGAATTGTGCATCGGCGGCAAATCGCTCCACAGGTCGACATTGAAGCGACCCAGGCTGGTTCCGCCGTCGTCTTTGGCCAGAATCTCGGTGTAATGCGACCACTCGAGCAGACGCGAGTACAGCAAGCGCACATGGCTCTGGCGCAAGCGGTGCGGCGTCGCGCTGGCAAACAGCATCAGCGAGCGGAAGGTGTCCTCGATGGTCGACAGGGCGCCGGCTTCTTTGCTGTCGTCCGGCTTGACCGGCACCTGGTGAACGTTGTTTTGCGAGGCATAGGCATAGATGTTGTTGATCTCGCGCCAGATGCCTTCCGGCCAAGCGACGTAGATCAAGGCGCACTGCATCAGGGTTTCGCCGAGATAGTGCAGGGCGCGATGCAGGGCGATGACCAGCAGGCGGCGATCGAAGTGCTCGCTCTTACCGGCGACCATGCGCTCGATAATGATCTTGTAGGAGTTCGCCAGTTCCTTGAGTAACTCACGCGCCAGCGAGGCGGTCTTCCAGCCCTTGGGCGACAACGGTAGGCCGACGTCGACGTAGTGCCGCTGCAGGTTGATGATGATGTATTCGACCGGCGGGCGGAATTTTTCGATGATCTTGGCGCGCAGCAGGTCGGGGACTTCGATGCGGTTGAACTCGACCAGCATGCCGAATACCCGGCGCGCGGTCTCGCCGATGTTGGCCATCGGTAGCGTCTCGAACCAAGCTTCGGTCTCCTTGAGATCCAACAGCATGCTGTCGGCACTGGGTGGCGACTGCTTTGGGATCTTCAGGCCGAGCAGGGGAAGCTGAGAGGCGTCGTTGCCGTTGGACGAATGATTCACATCCGAATTGTTGCTTGAATCGTTCAATTTAGCCGCCAAATCGAGGGTTTTACTTTTTCTAAACCGGTCTCCGCACGTCCCGGGAGGTTATGTGACCCAGTTGAGCAAATCGACATAACCCCTTGTCCCCCGGACATTCTAGCCTTAGACATACAACAAGTGCAGTCTCCCGTCGAGTCCGCCTAGAGCCGCGTTATCGGCATTTTGTAGGGTTTTCCCGGCAGTTCACGCACCATTCGCGGCACCAGATACCCTGGCAGCCGTTCGCGCAGCGCATCCAGCAGAGACTTCGCGCGTTCCAGAGGGACGTCGAAATGCGCTGCACCGGCCACCGGGTCGAGCAGATGCAGGTAATACGGCATCACCCCGATTCCGAGTAGCGAGTCACTGAGCTTCGCAAGGGTATCGGCATCATCGTTGATGGACTTGAGTAATACCGATTGGTTCAGCAGGTGTATGCCGGCAGTGCGCAGCGGTTCGAGCGCCTGGGCCAGGGTGTCGCTGACCTCGTTCGGATGGTTGATGTGGAGCACGATCACGGTTTGAAGTCGGCTATCGGCCAATCGTCCGACGAGCCCGGCGGTGATCCGTGACGGCAGCACGACCGGCGTTCGCGTGTGCACCCGCAGGCGGCGGACATGCGCGAGCCCTTCCAGCCGGCTGACGATATCGGCGAATCGTTCGTCGGACAGGCTCAGTGGGTCGCCGCCGCTCAGAATCACCTCGTCGATATCGGGGCGTTGTGCCAGATGATCGATCGCCGCCTGCGATTGCTGCCGTCCGGTCAGGTCCACGTAGGGAAAATGCCGGCGGAAACAGTAGCGGCAGTGCACCGCGCAGGCCCCGGTGGTGACCAGCAGCGCGCGCCGCGCGTATTTCTGCAACAGGCCATCCTGTTGCGCGGCGTCGAGATCGCCGACCGGGTCGCTGACGTAGCCTTCGCTGGTTTCGGTTTCCTGTACCCGGGGCAGCACCTGCAGCAGCAGCGGATCATCCGGATCGCCGCGGCGCATCAGTTCGATGAAATAGCGCGGCACGCGCAGCGTGAAATCGTTGCCCAGCAGCTGGGTGTCGGGCCGATCGGCGGGCGACAGCCCGATCAGGCGCAACAGCTCGGCTGGATCGGTCACGGCCTGGGCCAGCTCGCGTTGCCATGCTGCCGATTCCAAGCGTGAGGGGGAACAGGTTATCATTGCGCGCTTCGGTTGCTCAGTGAATTGATGAGGATTGGATGGCGACGTACAGCACAAACGAATTCAAGGGTGGACTCAAGATTCTGCTCGACGGTGATCCATGCACCATTATTGAAAACGAATTCGTCAAACCCGGCAAAGGCCAGGCGTTCAACCGGGTCAAGATTCGCAATCTCAAGACCGGCCGCGTGCTGGAGAAAACCTTCCGCTCCGGTGAATCGGTCGAAGCAGCCGACGTCGTCGATCGTGATCTGCAATACCTGTACAACGATGGCGAGTTTTACCACTTCATGGATCCCGATTCGTTCGAGCAGACGCAGGCCGATGCGAATGCGATGGGCGAGGCGATCAAGTGGATCAAGGAGCAGGACGTCTGCATGGTAACCCTGTGGAACGGTTCGCCGATCGCCGTTGAGGCACCGAATTTCGTCCACCTCGAGATCACCGAGACCGACCCGGGCCTCAAGGGCGACACCTCGGGCGGCGGCGGCAAGCCGGCAACGCTCGAAACCGGTGCTGTGGTGCGCGTTCCGCTGTTCATCCAGACCGGTGAGAAGATCCGGGTCGACACTCGCACCGGCGAATACGTCAGCCGCGTCAAAGACGAATGACATCGCGCCGATGAGCACGGAGTGGCAGCCGGGGGCCGACCTCGACGTGCTCCGCGCCCGGGCAGCGATGCTGGCGGACATCCGCCGGTATTTTGCCGACCGGGATGTGCTCGAGGTTGAAACCCCTCTCGCCTGTCTGAGCGCCGGCACCGATCCCGCGCTGAGCGTCATGCGCGCACGCTACACCGGCCCGGTGTTTGCGCACGGCGTGGATCTGTACCTGCAGACCTCGCCGGAATTCGCAATGAAACGCCTGCTGGCCGACGGCAGCGGCGCCATCTATCAGATCTGCAAGGCGTTCCGTGATGGCGAAGCCGGGCGACTGCATAATCCCGAGTTCACGATACTGGAGTGGTACCGACCGGGCTTCGATGTCGACCGGCTGATCGATGAGGTCGCCAATGTCGCGCGCCTCGCTTTGCTGCGGAGCGAACTCGCGGCCGAGCAAATCACCTACGCGAGCCTGTTCGACATGCGCTTGGGTATCGACATCTTCGGTGCCGACACGCAGTCATTGCGCGAGCGTGCGCTGGCGCAAAACATCATCGGCGCCGAACAACTCGAGCTCGACAAAGACGCCTGGCTCGATCTGTTGTTGAGTCACCTGATCCAGCCACAGCTCGGCAAGGATACCCTGTGCTTCGTCACCGATTACCCGGTGAGTCAGGCTGCATTGGCGCGTACCAACCCGGACGGCACGACGGCGGCGCGCTTTGAGCTGTTCCATCAGGGTATCGAGCTGGCGAACGGCTTCCACGAGTTGATCGATGCCGGCGAACAGGCGGCCCGTTTCGAGGCGGACAACTGCAAGCGCCGCGGACAGCGACAACCGCCGGTCCGTGTCGATCGCCGTCTGTTGGCGGCGATGGAAAGTGGCCTGCCTGATTGCGCCGGCGTAGCGGTGGGTCTCGATCGGATGTTGATGTTGCGACTCGGAGTCGACGATATCGACGACGTACTGGCGTTTTCCCTGCAGCGCTGTTGATCGCAGTCGGCCGATTGTCGAATCGCAATGCATGCCAAATGCGTTCGGCGGCAATCTATCCTAATGATTCGCTACCTCTGCTTGGTGCTTGCCGTGTTGCTGACCGGCTGCGACCGTGCCGACAAGGCTGACACGGCGCCCGACGTGCTGCACAGCCTTGCCGAGCAGGGCGATACGCAGGGCCTGATGCAGGCCATCGTATCGCCGGCGCAGGTCGATCAACGTGATGTCTGCTACCGCACCCCGCTGATGCTGGCCGCACAATTCGGCCACCGCGATACCGTGCGGCAGTTGTTGGCGGCGGGCGCACAGGTCGACCTGCATGAAAAAGGCTACTACACCGCGTTGATGCTGGCCGCCGGCAATGGCCACGCCGAGGTCGTGTCCGACCTCGCGGATGCGGGTGCGAACGTCAACGAAGTCGAGATCAGCCGCGGCTGGACCGCGTTGATCTGGGCGGCCAAACGCGGTCATCGTGAGACCGTGGCGGTGTTGCTGGATCGCGGCGCGGATCGTTCACATCGCGACGACCAGGGGCGCACCGCGCGCGACTGGGCGTTGTCGCAGAAACACCGTCAGATCGCCGACCTGATCGGTTCGTAGCGGGGCGTCTAGCGGCCGATCAGCGGCGTTGCGAGCGCCTGGCCCATACGCACGCTGCTGCCCGCGGTCACGTCGGTCGACCAGCTTGCGGCGCCGGCCGGCAACAGCACGATGACCGTCGAGCCCATATTGAACCGGCCGATCTCGTCGCCGGCGGCGAACACGGCTTGTTGCTCGCCCTGGTAGGTCCACTTGGTCGGCTGACCGCGAGCGGCGCGCACCTCACCGTGCCACACGGTTTCCATGCTGCCGACGAAGATTGCGCCGACCAGGATGACGGCCATCGGGCCGAGCTCGGTGTCGAAGTGGCAGATCACGCGCTCGTTACGCGCGAACAGGTTGGGGACCAGCTGCGTGGTTGCCTCGCTCACACTGAACAGGTCGCCCGGCACGAACACCATCGAGGTCAGTGTGCCGCCGTAGGGAATGTGCACCCGGTGGTAATCCTTGGGAGACAGATACACGGTGGCGAACAGACCGTTCTCGAACAGGTGGGCCGCCTGCTTGTCACCGCCGAGCAACGCCGTCAGGTCGAAGCTGTGCCCTTTTGCCTGCAGCAGGTTTTCGCCATCGATCGCGCCGATCTGGCTTACCTTGCCGTCGGCTGGCGACAGGATCGCATTGTCGGCCAGCGGTCGCGCGTCTTCCTTCAGCTCACGGGTGAAGAAGGCGTTGAAGCTCGGGTAGGCGTCGAGATCCGGGTTGGCTGCTTCGCCCATGTCGACGCCGTACCGCCGACTGATCTTTTCGATCAGCAGCCGCTTCACCCAGGGTGTTTCGGCTCGCGCGAGCCGATGCATGCCGGCCGCCAGCAGATGCTGGGGCAGGATTCGCAACAGGTTTGTCGAAAGACGGTCGAGCAGCGAGGGGGCTGCGGGCGTCGACATGCGTTGATTCACTCCACAAAATCGATAATGCCAATTAGAGTGCGCGCCATGATATCGGGTTCCCCGTGCGGAAGCAGCGCCCACTGGGTGTTATCCGGTCCGACGAGTGCCGCAGCGTCGTTGCCGAGTGAGCACCATGCGATGCCACTCGTTGACAGACCGAGTTGCGAGGCCACGCTGTCCATCGCGTCGGGGTCGCCGATAAGCAGCTCGGCCCAGGTCACACCACCGGTGAAAGTGGACTGCTGGGCCAGGTCCGGGCGATCGTAGGCGAGTACTACTACTTTGAGTTTCGATTGCAGGTTGGGGCGTACCGCCAAGTGGTTGAACATCAGCGCATAGTCGCGCAGCAATCCGCGGCAGGCGTCGGTCGTTGTATCGGCGGTGATGAACAGCCGCCATGTCGGCGATTGCTCGTCGCCGGGCGAGGCCAGTCGCTCGGGAATCTGCAAACGCCTCTTTCCGTCGTAGACCTCGGCCGGCAGCTCAGACAGGGGTTGGCGTTGCCAATACTGGCCGAGGTAATAGCCGACAACCAGTGTCGCGATGGCGATGCTGATCAGGATGAATCGCCGGACGGGGCGCTGCCGGCGACGCTGCACAACCACGGGCGATCAGGCGGCGGCGAGGACTTTTTCCGCCGCCGGCAGAGCAACTCCGTGCTCGACCGGGGCGCCGAGATCGGCCAGCACGCCATCCAGTGCGGCCAGGCAACGCGTGATGTTCTCGATGCGGCTGCTGTAACCCATCAGGCCGATGCGCCAGACCTTGCCGGCCAGATCGCCGAGACCCGCACCGATCTCAAGGTGGTGCTCCTGCAGCAGGCGCGTGCGCACGGCCGCGTCGTCCACGCCTTCGGGAATGGCGATGGCATTGAGCTGCGGCAGGCGATGTGCCTCGTCGACGATAAAGCGGATGCCCATCGCATCCAGGCCGGCCTTGAGTGCCTCGTGGTTGCGGCGGTGACGCGCCCAGGCGTTTTCCAGGCCCTCTTCGTGCAGCATCAGCAGCGATTCGTGCAAGGCGTACATCGCGTTGACCGGTGCGGTGTGGTGGTAGGCGCGGCGCGCACCCGAGCCCCAGTAACCCATGATCAGGTTCATATCGAGGAACCAGCTCTGCACCTTGTGCGTGCGGTTGCTGATGCGATGTTGTGCGCGTTCACTGAAGCTGACCGGCGCGATGCCCGGTACGCACGACAGGCACTTCTGGGTGCCTGAGTACAACGCATCGATCTGCCATTCGTCGACCTTCAGCGGGCTGCCGGCGAGCGAGGTGACCGCGTCGACAATCGTCAGGCAGTCGTGCTTGTGGGCGAGTTCAACCAGGGTCTTGGCATCGGACTCGGCGCCGGTCGAGGTTTCGGCATGCACGAACGCCACGACCTTGGCGTCGGGGTTCGCGATCAAGGCATCTTCGAGTTTCTGCGGATCGACGGCCGTGCCCCAGGCGTCATGCACCATGACCGCTTCGCCGCCACAGCGCTCGACGTTTTCCTTCATGCGCCCACCGAACACGCCGTTCTGGCAGACGATCACCTTGTCGCCCGGTTCGACCAGATTGACGAAACAGGCCTCCATCCCCGCCGAACCCGGCGCTGAAATCGGCATGGTCAGGGCGTTCTCGGTCTGCATGGCGTACTGCAGCAGCGCCTTGACCTCGTCCATCAATTCAACGAA
This window encodes:
- a CDS encoding EAL domain-containing protein, coding for MQNPELGDNPVEMLVVGCPLATADSYANALRNQGQAAHVKIADSLDSLDQQMATDPCEIVVINADADSPPCIQAIGKIRALLPTSSIVLVAADPLSHKKMAIEHRLQDLVNIEDVEHLALAIQREHQTLTLRRDVERLSRMLNEAEETNNLLVESSRDAIAYIHEGMYLKVNQAYLELFGYDSFDEIDGLPIMDMIDAESRTEFKDALRKLTETGKHSEDFHCVTGDGETFSARMEFSPASIDDEQCTQVVVYDQSQSLELQKRIEELTSKDAQTGFLNRQAFMERLEGLVSGSEDSDSDHSLIQLSITNYADMRENCGFDCAEEMLGEVAGVLSSTVPQAYTIARFGDHDFMIVSSEEEPALQVAERCLQSLRSHAFNSIKDSPVTPIYSVGVTRAEKGMDITAHELINRSCRATGIARTEGENRVVFYSDQIPGDTTHMAETDAAMVKQIDQSLANDGFRLKYQPIVSLQGDTRENYSVYLRMVGEDGKELEPETFLSQAHDANRLAEIDRWVVRNAIRELASHRRNGKKVIFYVILSRAGIEDDSMLLWICDCLREFRAKGAWLVFQFRETDLRSAIQPARELIDGLKKINCNIAINNYVDNEANQALIKQFTIDVVKLAPEYMRDLATQSGQQDKMNAVNQKLQADGYKTIASGVEDANSLAILWNTGINYIQGYFLQEPSSTISFDEEHQQ
- the asd gene encoding archaetidylserine decarboxylase (Phosphatidylserine decarboxylase is synthesized as a single chain precursor. Generation of the pyruvoyl active site from a Ser is coupled to cleavage of a Gly-Ser bond between the larger (beta) and smaller (alpha chains). It is an integral membrane protein.) translates to MSTPAAPSLLDRLSTNLLRILPQHLLAAGMHRLARAETPWVKRLLIEKISRRYGVDMGEAANPDLDAYPSFNAFFTRELKEDARPLADNAILSPADGKVSQIGAIDGENLLQAKGHSFDLTALLGGDKQAAHLFENGLFATVYLSPKDYHRVHIPYGGTLTSMVFVPGDLFSVSEATTQLVPNLFARNERVICHFDTELGPMAVILVGAIFVGSMETVWHGEVRAARGQPTKWTYQGEQQAVFAAGDEIGRFNMGSTVIVLLPAGAASWSTDVTAGSSVRMGQALATPLIGR
- a CDS encoding pyridoxal-phosphate-dependent aminotransferase family protein — encoded protein: MTFNAFHPPIRTLMGPGPSDVPPRILEALGRPTIGHLDPTFVELMDEVKALLQYAMQTENALTMPISAPGSAGMEACFVNLVEPGDKVIVCQNGVFGGRMKENVERCGGEAVMVHDAWGTAVDPQKLEDALIANPDAKVVAFVHAETSTGAESDAKTLVELAHKHDCLTIVDAVTSLAGSPLKVDEWQIDALYSGTQKCLSCVPGIAPVSFSERAQHRISNRTHKVQSWFLDMNLIMGYWGSGARRAYHHTAPVNAMYALHESLLMLHEEGLENAWARHRRNHEALKAGLDAMGIRFIVDEAHRLPQLNAIAIPEGVDDAAVRTRLLQEHHLEIGAGLGDLAGKVWRIGLMGYSSRIENITRCLAALDGVLADLGAPVEHGVALPAAEKVLAAA
- the efp gene encoding elongation factor P codes for the protein MATYSTNEFKGGLKILLDGDPCTIIENEFVKPGKGQAFNRVKIRNLKTGRVLEKTFRSGESVEAADVVDRDLQYLYNDGEFYHFMDPDSFEQTQADANAMGEAIKWIKEQDVCMVTLWNGSPIAVEAPNFVHLEITETDPGLKGDTSGGGGKPATLETGAVVRVPLFIQTGEKIRVDTRTGEYVSRVKDE
- a CDS encoding ankyrin repeat domain-containing protein, whose protein sequence is MIRYLCLVLAVLLTGCDRADKADTAPDVLHSLAEQGDTQGLMQAIVSPAQVDQRDVCYRTPLMLAAQFGHRDTVRQLLAAGAQVDLHEKGYYTALMLAAGNGHAEVVSDLADAGANVNEVEISRGWTALIWAAKRGHRETVAVLLDRGADRSHRDDQGRTARDWALSQKHRQIADLIGS
- the epmB gene encoding EF-P beta-lysylation protein EpmB; translated protein: MITCSPSRLESAAWQRELAQAVTDPAELLRLIGLSPADRPDTQLLGNDFTLRVPRYFIELMRRGDPDDPLLLQVLPRVQETETSEGYVSDPVGDLDAAQQDGLLQKYARRALLVTTGACAVHCRYCFRRHFPYVDLTGRQQSQAAIDHLAQRPDIDEVILSGGDPLSLSDERFADIVSRLEGLAHVRRLRVHTRTPVVLPSRITAGLVGRLADSRLQTVIVLHINHPNEVSDTLAQALEPLRTAGIHLLNQSVLLKSINDDADTLAKLSDSLLGIGVMPYYLHLLDPVAGAAHFDVPLERAKSLLDALRERLPGYLVPRMVRELPGKPYKMPITRL
- the epmA gene encoding EF-P lysine aminoacylase EpmA, which gives rise to MSTEWQPGADLDVLRARAAMLADIRRYFADRDVLEVETPLACLSAGTDPALSVMRARYTGPVFAHGVDLYLQTSPEFAMKRLLADGSGAIYQICKAFRDGEAGRLHNPEFTILEWYRPGFDVDRLIDEVANVARLALLRSELAAEQITYASLFDMRLGIDIFGADTQSLRERALAQNIIGAEQLELDKDAWLDLLLSHLIQPQLGKDTLCFVTDYPVSQAALARTNPDGTTAARFELFHQGIELANGFHELIDAGEQAARFEADNCKRRGQRQPPVRVDRRLLAAMESGLPDCAGVAVGLDRMLMLRLGVDDIDDVLAFSLQRC